In Halocalculus aciditolerans, the following are encoded in one genomic region:
- a CDS encoding PAS domain S-box protein — protein sequence MSRGDGPTFDGGVGLVALGGAFVIVMLWNQVFAPSSAVDVVQTGYVGLASLVLVLGGLWLIWSEWPAASQRRVLGWSLVGCGFLVVLAFLQLWDHVRAGTPVSRPGMMVLRLAVFGCVGGAATGFYQSKSRREQARAEENLERFTTLFEEAPLAVVALTGEGEVVMWNAAAESLFGYRASEVVGRPYPLVPGRRSEELAEHLGQTTSGEHLEGVRTKRRRKDGTLLDVELWATPISTGAGGVELVLAVFRDLTASEIADEQRSVLQRLFRHNLRNDLTVVRGNATDIAAERSTSPTEAADRIVSAADRLIQLAEHVGRLDADGTVHSFDVTVVVESAVTEARERYPDATITLDAPAEARAQTVSGIEAAFVEALENAVVHTDDPSPEVAVSVEESDDVVEVQFADSGPGIPATEWEPVAGQRERPLRHASGLGLWMMHWAASRSGGTLTKADRSPRGTELTFALPQTAERESDEAASRADAEAE from the coding sequence ATGTCTCGGGGTGACGGTCCGACGTTCGATGGCGGGGTGGGGCTCGTCGCGCTGGGTGGGGCGTTCGTCATCGTAATGCTGTGGAATCAGGTGTTCGCGCCGAGTTCGGCCGTCGACGTGGTGCAGACGGGGTACGTGGGGTTAGCGAGTCTGGTGTTGGTGCTGGGTGGGTTGTGGTTGATCTGGTCGGAGTGGCCGGCGGCGAGTCAGCGGCGGGTGTTGGGGTGGTCGCTGGTAGGCTGTGGGTTCTTGGTGGTGTTGGCGTTTCTCCAGCTGTGGGATCACGTGCGGGCGGGGACGCCGGTGAGTCGGCCGGGGATGATGGTGCTTCGGTTGGCGGTGTTCGGCTGCGTCGGCGGCGCTGCGACGGGGTTCTATCAGTCGAAGAGTCGGCGTGAGCAGGCGCGTGCGGAGGAGAACCTGGAGCGGTTCACGACGCTCTTCGAGGAAGCGCCGCTGGCGGTGGTTGCGTTGACGGGCGAGGGTGAGGTGGTGATGTGGAACGCGGCGGCGGAGTCGCTCTTCGGGTATCGCGCGTCGGAGGTCGTCGGGCGGCCGTATCCGCTCGTGCCGGGCAGGCGGTCGGAGGAGTTGGCGGAGCATCTCGGGCAGACGACGAGCGGCGAGCACCTGGAGGGGGTGCGGACGAAGCGCCGGCGGAAGGACGGGACGCTTCTTGACGTGGAGTTGTGGGCGACGCCGATATCGACGGGGGCGGGCGGCGTCGAGCTCGTCCTAGCGGTCTTCCGGGATTTGACGGCGTCGGAGATCGCGGACGAGCAGCGCTCGGTGTTACAGCGGTTGTTCCGCCACAACCTCCGGAACGACTTGACGGTCGTCCGGGGGAACGCGACGGATATCGCGGCGGAGCGGTCGACGTCGCCGACGGAGGCGGCGGATCGCATCGTCTCGGCGGCGGACCGACTGATTCAGCTCGCAGAGCACGTCGGCCGGCTGGACGCCGACGGGACGGTGCACTCGTTCGACGTCACGGTGGTGGTGGAGTCGGCGGTGACGGAGGCGCGCGAGCGCTATCCGGACGCGACGATAACTCTCGACGCGCCGGCGGAGGCGCGGGCGCAGACGGTGTCGGGTATCGAGGCGGCGTTCGTCGAGGCGCTGGAGAACGCCGTCGTGCACACGGACGACCCGTCGCCGGAGGTGGCGGTGTCGGTCGAGGAATCCGACGACGTCGTGGAGGTGCAGTTCGCGGATTCGGGGCCGGGAATCCCGGCTACGGAGTGGGAGCCGGTGGCGGGGCAGCGCGAACGCCCGCTGAGACACGCGTCGGGGCTGGGGCTCTGGATGATGCACTGGGCGGCGTCGCGCTCGGGCGGGACGCTCACGAAGGCCGACCGGTCGCCGCGCGGGACGGAGTTGACGTTCGCGCTCCCGCAGACCGCAGAGAGAGAGAGCGACGAGGCAGCGTCGCGGGCGGACGCCGAGGCGGAGTGA
- a CDS encoding ABC transporter ATP-binding protein → MSQTQPNTTDDAHYEPSSNAASTPSESDAKLHANDLQLGYPGLDEPVIDTETLVIPEGEVTALVGPNGSGKSTLLKSLARHLEPEAGDVLLDGRELADFGSKEFARELGMLAQQNTAPEGITVEELIHHGRYPHKGFFDGRTEEDETAVERALELAGVTHLRDVEIGSLSGGQRQLVWIAMALAQETETLLLDEPTTYLDLRHQLQVMDVIRTLNEERGVTVCVVLHDITQAARFADYLVALQDGDVYDWGRPEDVVSEQLLAEVFGVEAAVEYGAEPTITPKRALDD, encoded by the coding sequence ATGTCACAGACCCAACCCAACACCACGGACGACGCGCACTACGAACCTTCGTCGAACGCCGCGAGCACGCCGTCGGAGTCTGACGCGAAACTCCACGCGAACGACCTCCAACTCGGCTATCCCGGCCTCGACGAACCCGTCATCGACACCGAGACGCTCGTCATCCCGGAAGGCGAAGTCACGGCGCTCGTCGGCCCGAACGGCAGCGGGAAGAGTACGCTACTGAAGTCGCTCGCCCGCCACCTCGAACCCGAAGCCGGCGACGTCCTCCTCGACGGCCGCGAGCTCGCCGACTTCGGGTCGAAGGAGTTCGCCCGCGAGCTCGGCATGCTCGCCCAGCAGAACACCGCCCCCGAGGGCATCACCGTCGAGGAGCTCATCCACCACGGGCGCTACCCACACAAGGGCTTCTTCGACGGGCGAACGGAAGAAGACGAGACGGCCGTGGAGCGCGCGCTCGAACTCGCGGGCGTCACTCACCTCCGCGACGTCGAAATCGGGAGCCTCTCCGGTGGCCAGCGCCAGCTCGTCTGGATCGCGATGGCGCTCGCCCAGGAGACCGAAACCCTCCTCCTCGACGAGCCCACGACCTACCTCGACCTCCGCCACCAGCTTCAGGTGATGGACGTCATTCGCACGCTCAACGAGGAGCGCGGCGTCACCGTCTGCGTCGTCCTCCACGACATCACGCAGGCCGCGCGGTTCGCCGACTACCTCGTCGCCCTCCAGGACGGCGACGTCTACGACTGGGGTCGCCCCGAAGACGTCGTCTCCGAGCAGCTCCTCGCCGAGGTCTTCGGTGTCGAAGCCGCCGTCGAGTACGGCGCGGAACCCACCATCACGCCGAAGCGCGCGCTCGACGACTGA
- a CDS encoding FecCD family ABC transporter permease, protein MTSEETSTATRDGHPFVDPRNQRLAGLVVGSTLIVLVGAFIQVSQGSYGTPFGVTYHVLTNPHILFNPDVWAAFFTGSDLPEWFSRDALIIWSLRMPRVFVAALVGVNLAISGAIFQAITRNELASPYVLGVSGGAGLAVLVTLVFFASATYVLPFAAAVGGALAFLLVYAIAWKRGTSPVRLVLAGVVVATVFQSLQTGLFYFLDSTGAVKTAIAWTTGSLTGVGWQQVRLVALPTLIVLPVAVAAARHLNVLLLGEKTARSLGMSVERIRFGLSGLAILAAAAAVSVAGLVGFVGLVVPHVVRTVVGSDYKRLVVGCIFAGPALMVAADVIARLALNPVQVPVGVVTGVIGGPYFLYLMRRHEDFSAL, encoded by the coding sequence GTGACCTCCGAAGAGACGAGTACCGCGACACGCGACGGCCACCCCTTCGTCGACCCGCGGAACCAGCGCCTCGCCGGTCTCGTCGTCGGCAGCACGCTCATCGTACTCGTCGGCGCATTCATTCAGGTGTCACAGGGCTCCTACGGGACGCCCTTCGGCGTCACCTACCACGTGCTCACGAACCCGCACATCCTCTTCAACCCGGACGTCTGGGCGGCCTTCTTCACCGGGAGCGACCTCCCCGAGTGGTTCAGCCGGGACGCCCTCATCATCTGGAGCCTCCGGATGCCGCGCGTCTTCGTCGCCGCGCTCGTCGGTGTCAACCTCGCGATCTCCGGCGCGATCTTCCAGGCAATCACGCGGAACGAGCTCGCGAGCCCGTACGTGCTCGGCGTCTCCGGCGGCGCGGGCCTCGCCGTCCTCGTCACGCTCGTCTTCTTCGCGAGCGCGACCTACGTCCTCCCGTTCGCCGCCGCGGTCGGCGGCGCGCTCGCCTTCCTCCTCGTCTACGCCATCGCCTGGAAGCGCGGCACGAGTCCCGTTCGCCTCGTCCTCGCCGGCGTCGTCGTCGCCACCGTCTTCCAATCCCTCCAAACGGGATTATTCTACTTCCTCGACAGCACCGGCGCGGTGAAGACCGCAATCGCGTGGACGACCGGCTCGCTCACCGGCGTCGGCTGGCAGCAGGTCCGCCTCGTCGCCCTCCCGACGCTCATCGTTCTCCCCGTCGCCGTCGCCGCTGCCCGCCACCTCAACGTCCTCCTCCTCGGCGAGAAGACCGCGCGCTCCCTCGGCATGAGCGTCGAACGCATCCGCTTCGGCCTCTCCGGCCTCGCCATCCTCGCCGCGGCCGCCGCCGTCTCCGTCGCCGGCCTCGTCGGCTTCGTCGGCCTCGTCGTCCCCCACGTCGTCCGCACCGTCGTCGGGAGCGACTACAAACGCCTCGTCGTCGGCTGCATCTTCGCCGGCCCCGCCCTCATGGTCGCCGCCGACGTCATCGCCCGCCTCGCCCTCAACCCCGTCCAGGTCCCCGTCGGCGTCGTCACCGGCGTCATCGGCGGCCCCTACTTCCTCTACCTCATGCGACGCCACGAAGACTTCAGCGCCCTCTAA
- a CDS encoding ABC transporter ATP-binding protein, giving the protein MSADQESVFDEYRESVDRPLYRLFTAYGRDVWEWFALGMVANVVARVGSLLPPLVLGAALDSIFTGDSPYTLPLVPASWLPATDPAQFRFSVIVITGAFVSTAVFTWVYGVAANTFAHRVMHEVRTDSFEKMQNLDMAFFDDKQTGEVMSILNNDANNLEVFLDNALQNSARLVVMAVGVLGIMVWLNAQLALVMLVALPVLVGLTAWFMRVVVPRYARERANVGHLNTRLENSLSGVELVKTTGSEAYEVGRVRTASKNLYDATMAVLRLNFVYRPGMELVAGLAFAATFAIGGFWLFAGPPRFFTGTLSAGAFVTFILLTQRIVTPLAEVSNIVDQYENAKASSERVFGLMDIPARIRDAEDATELTDVDGDVEYDGVTFGYVDESRRDSSANQNAERSGEEDEVVLEDVSFHANPGDTVALVGPTGAGKSTVVKLLLRLYDPNEGSIRLDGHDLRDVTVDSLRDAVGYVGQDTFLFDGTVRDNIRYGHFDAGDDAVVEAAKAAEAHAFIQELPDGYETRVGERGVKLSGGQRQRVSIARTILQDPPVLVLDEATSAVDTETELAIQHSLDALSEDRTTLSIAHRLSTVTDADLILVVEDGRVVERGTHDALVDEDGLYAALWDAQTGDTRALEQELLE; this is encoded by the coding sequence GTGTCCGCCGATCAGGAGAGCGTCTTCGACGAGTACCGCGAGTCGGTCGACCGGCCGCTCTACCGACTCTTCACGGCGTACGGCCGCGACGTCTGGGAGTGGTTCGCGCTGGGGATGGTGGCGAACGTCGTCGCGCGCGTCGGGAGCCTCCTCCCGCCGCTCGTGCTCGGCGCGGCGCTCGACAGCATCTTCACCGGGGACTCACCCTACACACTCCCGCTCGTTCCCGCGAGCTGGCTCCCCGCGACCGACCCCGCGCAGTTCCGCTTCTCAGTCATCGTCATCACGGGCGCGTTCGTCTCGACGGCCGTGTTCACGTGGGTGTACGGCGTCGCCGCGAACACTTTCGCCCACCGCGTGATGCACGAGGTCCGCACGGACTCCTTCGAGAAGATGCAGAACCTCGACATGGCGTTCTTCGACGACAAACAGACGGGCGAAGTAATGAGTATTCTCAACAACGACGCGAACAACCTCGAAGTCTTCCTGGATAATGCCCTCCAGAACTCCGCGCGCCTCGTCGTCATGGCCGTCGGCGTGCTCGGCATCATGGTGTGGCTGAACGCCCAGCTCGCGCTCGTGATGCTCGTCGCCCTCCCCGTCCTCGTCGGCCTCACCGCGTGGTTCATGCGCGTCGTCGTCCCCCGCTACGCCCGCGAACGCGCGAACGTCGGCCACCTCAACACCCGCCTCGAGAACTCGCTCTCCGGTGTCGAACTCGTGAAAACCACCGGGAGCGAAGCGTACGAAGTCGGGCGCGTCCGAACCGCGTCGAAGAACCTCTACGACGCCACGATGGCCGTCCTCCGCCTGAACTTCGTCTACCGGCCGGGGATGGAGCTCGTCGCCGGCCTCGCGTTCGCCGCGACCTTCGCCATCGGCGGCTTCTGGCTCTTCGCCGGCCCGCCGCGCTTCTTCACCGGCACGCTCTCCGCCGGCGCGTTCGTCACGTTCATCCTCCTCACCCAGCGCATCGTCACGCCGCTCGCCGAAGTCTCCAACATCGTCGACCAGTACGAGAACGCGAAGGCCTCCAGCGAGCGCGTGTTCGGCCTCATGGACATCCCCGCCCGCATCCGAGACGCCGAGGACGCCACCGAACTCACGGACGTCGACGGCGACGTCGAATACGACGGCGTCACCTTCGGCTACGTCGACGAATCGCGCCGCGATTCGTCTGCCAACCAGAACGCAGAGCGTTCTGGTGAGGAGGACGAGGTCGTCCTCGAAGACGTCTCCTTCCACGCGAACCCCGGCGACACCGTCGCGCTCGTCGGCCCGACCGGAGCCGGAAAATCCACGGTCGTAAAACTCCTCCTCCGCCTCTACGACCCGAACGAGGGGAGTATTCGCCTCGACGGTCACGACCTCCGTGACGTCACCGTCGACAGCCTCCGCGACGCGGTCGGATACGTCGGGCAGGACACCTTCCTCTTCGACGGCACCGTGAGAGACAACATCCGCTACGGTCACTTCGACGCCGGCGACGACGCCGTCGTCGAGGCGGCGAAAGCCGCGGAAGCCCACGCGTTCATCCAAGAACTCCCCGACGGCTACGAGACCCGCGTCGGCGAGCGCGGGGTGAAACTCTCCGGCGGGCAGCGCCAGCGCGTCAGCATCGCCAGAACGATCCTTCAGGATCCGCCCGTGCTCGTCCTCGACGAAGCCACGAGCGCCGTCGACACCGAGACCGAACTCGCCATCCAGCACAGCCTCGACGCCCTCAGCGAAGACCGCACCACCCTCAGTATCGCCCACCGCCTCTCGACGGTGACTGACGCCGACCTCATCCTCGTCGTCGAAGACGGCCGCGTCGTCGAACGCGGCACCCACGACGCCCTCGTCGACGAAGACGGGCTCTACGCCGCGCTCTGGGACGCCCAGACCGGCGACACCCGCGCGCTCGAACAGGAACTCCTCGAGTAG
- a CDS encoding ABC transporter substrate-binding protein, which produces MDRRTFLGVGGAALGATLAGCSGSGGDTTTSSTTSQTTTTTTQTTTEDASYTVSMAPMGDVTFDSVPETWVANNGSYADMGVALGVDEPKALWLANRWHTNYYDGIDGVSADKSDTISLYQDGVSKERYYALDADVHVQDPNFLMNRFKGWSEADVDEVAENIAPFFGNASFSRTYSWHEDYQYYTLYEAFEKVAQLFQRTDRYEAFASLHEDVQSNLDFVPTSESERPRVAILWPTSSEPTSFYPYLVGDGTSYKQWRDLNVRDALAETDVQDFHSGRGEVDYETLLKVDPDVLLLRANESKTAAEFEDSVVAFMEEHETASELTAVKNGDVYRGGPLYQGPIANLVLTERGAQQLYGVEDELFDRGRVADIVSGDI; this is translated from the coding sequence ATGGACCGACGGACCTTCCTCGGCGTCGGCGGCGCGGCGCTCGGCGCGACGCTCGCCGGCTGCTCGGGCAGCGGCGGCGACACCACGACTAGCTCGACCACCAGCCAGACGACGACCACGACCACGCAGACCACGACGGAAGACGCCTCGTACACCGTCTCGATGGCCCCGATGGGCGACGTCACCTTCGACAGCGTCCCCGAGACCTGGGTCGCGAACAACGGGAGCTACGCCGACATGGGCGTCGCCCTCGGCGTCGACGAGCCGAAGGCGCTCTGGCTCGCGAACCGCTGGCACACGAACTACTACGACGGTATCGACGGCGTCTCCGCCGACAAGAGCGACACCATCTCTCTCTATCAGGACGGCGTGTCGAAGGAGCGCTACTACGCCCTCGACGCCGACGTCCACGTGCAGGACCCGAACTTCCTGATGAACCGCTTCAAGGGCTGGTCGGAGGCCGACGTCGACGAGGTCGCGGAGAACATCGCGCCGTTCTTCGGGAACGCCAGCTTCTCTCGGACCTACTCCTGGCACGAGGACTACCAGTACTACACGCTCTACGAGGCCTTCGAGAAGGTCGCCCAGCTCTTCCAGCGCACCGACCGCTACGAGGCGTTCGCGAGCCTCCACGAGGACGTCCAGTCGAACCTCGACTTCGTCCCGACGAGCGAGTCGGAGCGCCCGCGCGTCGCTATCCTCTGGCCGACGTCGAGCGAACCGACCTCCTTCTACCCGTACCTCGTCGGCGACGGCACGAGCTACAAGCAGTGGCGCGACCTGAACGTCCGCGACGCGCTCGCCGAAACCGACGTCCAGGACTTCCACTCCGGCCGCGGCGAAGTCGACTACGAGACCCTGCTCAAAGTCGACCCCGACGTCCTCCTCCTCCGCGCCAACGAGTCCAAGACCGCCGCCGAGTTCGAGGACTCCGTCGTCGCCTTCATGGAAGAACACGAGACGGCGAGCGAACTCACCGCCGTGAAGAACGGCGACGTCTACCGCGGCGGCCCGCTCTACCAGGGCCCCATCGCGAACCTCGTCCTCACCGAGCGCGGCGCACAGCAGCTCTACGGCGTCGAAGACGAGCTCTTCGACCGCGGGCGCGTCGCCGACATCGTCAGCGGCGACATCTAA
- the gnd gene encoding phosphogluconate dehydrogenase (NAD(+)-dependent, decarboxylating) translates to MELGVIGLGRMGRIVVDRVLDGGHDVVAFDIDEDAVADAAAAGATPADSIPDLAEKLGAEKRIWLMVPAGDPVDAALDELDDYLDGDDVVVDGGNSYFQDSVRRAEFCPAAYLDCGTSGGPAGAELGFSLMVGGPEWAYDELTPVFDAVATNPSGHDHMGPAGSGHYVKMVHNGVEYALMQAYGEGFDLLANGRYDLDLESVARTWNNGAVIRSWLLELCEEAFREEGNDLGDVADHVAGGSTGTWTVQESLEQEVALPIIYQALAERFDSRNDGKFARRLANRLRYGFGRHDVVRND, encoded by the coding sequence ATGGAACTCGGCGTCATCGGCCTCGGGCGGATGGGGCGCATCGTAGTGGACAGAGTCCTCGACGGCGGCCACGACGTGGTCGCGTTCGACATCGACGAGGACGCCGTCGCGGACGCGGCCGCCGCGGGCGCGACTCCCGCGGACTCCATCCCCGACCTCGCCGAGAAGCTCGGCGCGGAGAAACGCATCTGGCTGATGGTGCCCGCGGGCGACCCCGTGGACGCCGCGCTCGACGAACTCGACGACTACCTCGACGGGGACGACGTCGTCGTCGACGGCGGGAACTCCTACTTTCAGGACTCCGTGCGCCGCGCGGAGTTCTGTCCCGCCGCCTACCTCGACTGCGGGACTTCTGGTGGCCCCGCGGGCGCGGAACTCGGCTTCTCCCTCATGGTCGGCGGCCCCGAGTGGGCGTACGACGAACTCACGCCCGTCTTCGACGCCGTCGCCACCAACCCCAGCGGCCACGACCACATGGGGCCCGCCGGCAGCGGCCACTACGTGAAGATGGTGCACAACGGCGTCGAGTACGCGCTCATGCAGGCCTACGGCGAAGGATTCGACCTCCTCGCGAACGGGCGCTACGACCTCGACCTCGAATCTGTCGCGCGCACGTGGAACAACGGTGCGGTCATCCGCTCCTGGCTCCTCGAACTCTGCGAGGAGGCGTTCAGAGAAGAAGGGAACGACCTCGGCGACGTCGCCGACCACGTCGCCGGCGGCTCCACGGGAACGTGGACCGTCCAGGAGTCCCTCGAACAGGAAGTCGCCCTCCCCATCATCTACCAGGCGCTCGCCGAGCGCTTCGACTCCCGGAACGACGGGAAGTTCGCTCGGAGACTGGCGAATCGGCTGCGGTACGGGTTCGGGAGGCACGACGTGGTTCGGAACGACTGA
- a CDS encoding DJ-1/PfpI family protein encodes MEFIDILLYPGFDELDAVGPYEVLESAGFDVRLVAASETVTASHGMTVVTDGDLRPAPSLDCLVVPGGRWNDRSTAGAWSEYENGRIPRVVAEYASRRVTVASVCTGAMLLAEAGVLDGRPATTHHTARDDLAAYDVDLTTDRVVDDGDVLTAGGVTAGIDLALRLVERERGPQARQSVQRTLEYGEWDTNK; translated from the coding sequence ATGGAGTTCATCGACATCCTGCTGTATCCGGGGTTCGACGAGTTGGACGCGGTCGGTCCGTACGAGGTCTTGGAGTCGGCGGGGTTCGACGTGCGGCTCGTGGCGGCGTCGGAGACCGTGACGGCGAGTCACGGGATGACGGTCGTGACGGACGGCGACCTCCGGCCCGCGCCGTCACTGGATTGTCTCGTCGTGCCGGGCGGTAGGTGGAACGACCGGTCGACGGCGGGCGCGTGGTCGGAGTACGAGAACGGCCGCATTCCCCGCGTCGTCGCGGAGTACGCGTCGCGGCGCGTGACTGTCGCGTCGGTCTGCACGGGCGCGATGCTCCTCGCCGAGGCCGGCGTTCTCGACGGCCGCCCGGCGACCACACACCACACCGCACGCGACGACCTCGCCGCGTACGACGTCGACCTCACCACCGACCGCGTCGTCGACGACGGCGACGTCCTCACCGCGGGCGGCGTCACCGCCGGCATCGACCTCGCGCTCCGCCTCGTCGAACGCGAACGCGGCCCGCAAGCCCGCCAGTCGGTGCAGCGAACGCTGGAGTACGGCGAGTGGGATACGAATAAGTGA
- a CDS encoding valine--tRNA ligase, translating to MTDVPDAYEPDELEPRLQDDWQNSDVYAFDGETDPDTQYIIDTPPPYPTGELHIGHALGWSYIDFAARFHRLQGDDVLFPQGWDCHGLPTEVKVEENHGIQRTDVPRDEFREMCVEHTEAQIASMKETMRELGFSQDWNAEYRTMDADYWGKTQESFVEMADRDAVYRDEHPVNWCPRCETAIADAEVEPIEREGTLHYVTFPGVGNDDVEIATTRPELMAACVAMAVHPDDERYEGREGDTFEVPLFGHEVELITDDEVDPDFGSGAVMICTFGDKQDVTWWAEYDLDLRAVFTEDGHLDDGAGEYAGLTIDEAKEAIAADLDDEGYLNDTEPTEQSVGACWRCDTPIEILSKDQWFVEVDKEGVLDLADDVEWIPDHMHARLVEWTEGMDWDWVISRQRVFATPIPAWQCEDCGHWHIADSEETPVDPTEEPPAVGDCPECGSAEWTGETDVMDTWMDSSITPLHISGWPGDVDLDDFDPVSLRPQGHDIIRTWAFYTLLRTGGLTEQPPWETILVNGMVFGPDGNKMSKSRGNVVAPDEAVEEYSADAVRQALAIGGQPGADVQFQWKEAKSASRFLTKLWNIFKFASGHFDEDTPDIENPAFRDADKWILSKLSRVASTVEAEMDAYRFDAALRELREFVWDDLADDYVELAKGRLYNGRPGERDAARYTLYTAVSASVRMLSAFSPHLTDEIWTYLPGADGSVHNADWPALDYHDEDAEARGDYIAETASEVRAWKSANGYPLNADLERVEVYFDFPDAPSVDTYDLSETINAPVRVADGRPDVELEPVDVDADESEIGPEFRGDAGLVIQALQEADPSVIQAQKDTGDTITVENDGQEFELDADWVTIDEEFRAQSGEEVAVIETEFGTVLIYP from the coding sequence ATGACTGACGTTCCCGACGCCTACGAACCCGACGAACTCGAGCCTCGACTCCAGGACGACTGGCAGAACAGCGACGTCTACGCCTTCGACGGCGAGACCGACCCGGACACCCAGTACATCATCGACACGCCGCCGCCGTACCCGACGGGGGAACTCCACATCGGGCACGCGCTCGGCTGGAGTTACATCGACTTCGCGGCGCGCTTCCACCGCCTCCAGGGCGACGACGTCCTCTTCCCGCAGGGCTGGGACTGCCACGGCCTCCCGACCGAAGTGAAAGTCGAGGAGAACCACGGTATTCAGCGGACGGACGTCCCGCGCGACGAGTTCCGCGAGATGTGCGTCGAGCACACGGAGGCGCAGATCGCGTCGATGAAGGAGACGATGCGGGAGCTCGGGTTCAGTCAGGACTGGAACGCCGAGTACCGCACGATGGACGCCGACTACTGGGGGAAGACCCAGGAGTCCTTCGTGGAGATGGCGGACCGCGACGCCGTCTACCGGGACGAACACCCGGTTAATTGGTGTCCGCGCTGCGAGACCGCCATCGCGGACGCCGAGGTCGAACCCATCGAGCGCGAGGGGACGCTCCACTACGTGACGTTCCCGGGCGTCGGGAACGACGACGTCGAAATCGCGACGACGCGCCCCGAGCTCATGGCCGCCTGCGTGGCGATGGCCGTCCACCCCGACGACGAGCGCTACGAGGGCCGCGAAGGCGACACGTTCGAGGTGCCGCTCTTCGGGCACGAGGTCGAACTCATCACGGACGACGAGGTCGACCCCGACTTCGGCTCCGGCGCGGTCATGATCTGTACCTTCGGGGACAAACAGGACGTGACGTGGTGGGCGGAGTACGACCTCGACCTCCGCGCCGTCTTCACCGAGGACGGCCACCTCGACGACGGTGCGGGCGAGTACGCCGGCCTCACCATCGACGAAGCGAAAGAGGCCATCGCCGCCGACCTCGACGACGAGGGCTACCTGAACGACACCGAACCCACCGAGCAGTCCGTCGGCGCGTGCTGGCGCTGCGATACGCCCATCGAGATCCTCTCGAAGGACCAGTGGTTCGTCGAAGTCGACAAGGAGGGCGTCCTCGACCTCGCCGACGACGTGGAGTGGATTCCCGACCACATGCACGCCCGCCTCGTCGAGTGGACGGAGGGCATGGACTGGGACTGGGTCATCTCCCGCCAGCGCGTCTTCGCCACCCCCATCCCCGCCTGGCAGTGCGAGGACTGCGGGCACTGGCACATCGCGGACTCTGAGGAGACCCCCGTCGACCCGACCGAGGAACCGCCCGCAGTCGGCGACTGCCCCGAATGCGGGAGCGCCGAGTGGACCGGCGAGACCGACGTCATGGACACCTGGATGGACTCCTCCATCACGCCGCTCCACATCTCCGGCTGGCCCGGCGACGTCGACCTCGACGACTTCGACCCCGTCAGCCTCCGCCCGCAGGGCCACGACATCATCCGCACCTGGGCGTTCTACACCCTCCTGCGGACGGGTGGCCTCACCGAACAGCCGCCCTGGGAGACCATCCTCGTCAACGGCATGGTCTTCGGTCCTGATGGAAATAAGATGAGTAAGAGTCGCGGGAACGTCGTCGCGCCCGACGAAGCCGTCGAGGAGTACTCCGCCGACGCCGTCCGTCAGGCGCTCGCCATCGGCGGACAGCCCGGCGCGGACGTCCAGTTCCAGTGGAAGGAAGCGAAATCCGCCTCTCGCTTCCTCACGAAGCTCTGGAACATCTTCAAGTTCGCGAGCGGCCACTTCGACGAGGACACCCCAGACATCGAGAACCCCGCGTTCCGCGACGCCGACAAGTGGATCCTCTCCAAGCTCTCCCGCGTCGCCAGCACCGTCGAAGCCGAGATGGACGCCTACCGCTTCGACGCCGCGCTCCGCGAACTCCGCGAGTTCGTCTGGGACGACCTCGCGGACGACTACGTCGAACTCGCCAAGGGACGCCTCTACAACGGTCGGCCCGGCGAGCGCGACGCCGCCCGCTACACGCTCTACACCGCCGTGTCCGCGAGCGTCCGCATGCTCTCCGCGTTCAGCCCCCACCTCACCGACGAGATCTGGACCTACCTCCCCGGCGCAGACGGCAGCGTCCACAACGCCGACTGGCCCGCCCTCGACTACCACGACGAGGACGCCGAAGCGCGAGGCGACTACATCGCGGAGACCGCGAGCGAAGTCCGCGCGTGGAAGTCCGCGAACGGCTACCCGCTCAACGCCGACCTCGAACGCGTCGAGGTCTACTTCGACTTCCCCGACGCCCCGAGCGTCGACACCTACGACCTCTCCGAGACCATCAACGCGCCCGTCCGCGTCGCCGACGGCCGCCCCGACGTCGAACTCGAACCCGTCGACGTCGACGCGGACGAGTCCGAGATCGGCCCCGAGTTCCGCGGCGACGCCGGCCTCGTCATCCAAGCCCTCCAAGAGGCCGACCCGAGCGTCATCCAAGCCCAGAAAGACACAGGAGATACGATCACCGTCGAGAACGACGGCCAGGAGTTCGAACTCGACGCCGACTGGGTCACCATCGACGAGGAGTTCCGCGCGCAGTCCGGCGAGGAAGTCGCCGTCATCGAAACCGAATTCGGCACCGTCCTCATCTACCCCTGA